Proteins found in one Myxococcus virescens genomic segment:
- a CDS encoding ArsC/Spx/MgsR family protein — MELWINPACSKCRAAMAAMDASGTAYVVRRYLESPPTAAELEAVLGRLGLEPWELVRMGEAAATEAALEMLPRDATHRADWIAAMVQHPELIQRPIVTASDGTTVVGRSPEALERVLAAERGSGT, encoded by the coding sequence ATGGAGCTCTGGATCAACCCTGCCTGTTCAAAGTGCCGCGCCGCGATGGCCGCGATGGATGCGTCCGGTACAGCCTACGTCGTTCGCCGCTACCTGGAGTCGCCCCCCACCGCTGCGGAGCTGGAGGCCGTACTCGGGAGGCTTGGGCTGGAGCCCTGGGAGCTGGTGCGCATGGGTGAGGCCGCGGCGACCGAGGCCGCGCTGGAGATGCTGCCCAGAGACGCGACACACCGTGCCGACTGGATTGCAGCCATGGTCCAGCACCCGGAGCTGATTCAGCGACCCATCGTTACCGCCAGCGACGGGACGACTGTGGTGGGGCGGAGCCCGGAGGCGCTGGAGAGGGTGCTCGCCGCGGAGCGCGGCTCGGGCACCTGA
- a CDS encoding transposase: MGSLARGKAEKHGALQRRADHAPAVVSPPLLECGVLAHGFARVRCERCKDELLVAFSSDVLTVFLRAVFALQRRRARRQGIRHGQVGAVSFIQFFGSALQVTPHFHSLVPDGVFLPGEDGLRFEALPPSHASAPPCQRRQGLERLCRDGARGALALERLSRMEDGRLAYRMTHPLPDGTTLLFFTGLDLLRRLASLGPPPRTNLTRFHGIFAPGAKVRPFLLPQAGGGAGAGGGEPGLNQSSRFSISQAL; this comes from the coding sequence ATGGGCAGCCTAGCCCGAGGAAAAGCGGAAAAGCACGGCGCACTGCAGAGGCGTGCAGACCACGCCCCAGCGGTAGTGTCCCCGCCACTCCTGGAATGCGGAGTCCTGGCACACGGCTTCGCGCGGGTGCGCTGCGAGCGTTGTAAGGACGAACTGCTCGTCGCCTTCTCGTCGGACGTCCTCACCGTCTTCCTGCGCGCGGTGTTCGCCCTACAACGTCGGCGAGCGCGGAGGCAGGGCATCCGTCATGGGCAGGTCGGGGCCGTCTCTTTCATCCAGTTCTTCGGCTCGGCCTTGCAGGTGACGCCGCACTTCCACTCGCTGGTGCCGGACGGCGTCTTCTTGCCAGGGGAGGACGGCCTGCGCTTCGAGGCGTTGCCGCCCTCCCACGCAAGCGCACCTCCATGCCAACGAAGGCAGGGGTTGGAGCGGCTGTGCCGCGATGGGGCGCGTGGCGCGCTGGCGCTGGAGCGACTGTCGCGGATGGAGGATGGCCGCCTCGCGTATCGGATGACGCATCCGCTGCCCGATGGCACCACGCTCCTCTTCTTCACCGGGCTGGACCTCCTCCGTCGTCTGGCGTCGCTGGGGCCTCCGCCTCGGACAAACCTCACAAGGTTCCACGGCATCTTCGCTCCAGGAGCGAAAGTGCGGCCATTTCTGCTCCCTCAAGCGGGGGGCGGAGCTGGGGCTGGAGGAGGAGAGCCCGGTCTAAACCAAAGTTCACGATTCTCGATCAGCCAAGCTCTGTAG
- a CDS encoding prolyl oligopeptidase family serine peptidase produces the protein MKLKTALTAAVLTLPLAAPAAPAPAPAATAPRKAATKAPASPKKETVDTYHGTAVKDPYQWLEDSSDAQVKQWNDAQNAYTRALLDKLPGREAIRQRVSELLSWKSPGYGGLHEAGGTLFAMKAQPPKQQAFLVVLGSVDDTSKERVLVDPMVVDPSGHTTIDWYVPTLDGKKVAVSMSKNGTESGDVTVYDVATGKPLPNETVPRVNGGTAGGSLTWTADGKGYFYTRYPRGDERPEVDRDFFQQVYFHQLGTPTEKDTYVLGKDFPRIAMTELDTSHDGQHISAVVANGDGGEYMVYLRDAAGKWSQVSKFEDKVIRARFGHDGALYLLSRKDAPRGKVLRLPLATPTLDKATVVVPEGEASIQGFFPTKSRLYVSEQLGGPSQLRMVDLKGKALGMVPTLPVSSVGGLVSQGDDDVLFINTSFTQPMAWYRYSAKDNTVKKTALARTSPLDLSDVEVVRAFATSKDGTKVPVSILKKKGTRLNGNNPALLTGYGGFNISISPSYNTLAGFWLEQGGVFAVANLRGGSEFGEKWHAEGSLTNKQNVFDDFYAVAKLLVDQKYTQPKKLAIQGGSNGGLLMGAAVTQHPEMYGAVVARVGIYDMLRVELTPNGQFNITEYGTVKNPEQFKALHAYSPLHNVKDGTAYPSVLFTSGANDPRVDPFHSRKMVARMQEATKAKNPILLRANAETGHGAGTPLNARIEEEVDVYSFVFNALGMKYQPPAKKVAAPKPQ, from the coding sequence GTGAAGCTGAAGACCGCATTGACGGCGGCGGTGCTGACCCTGCCGCTGGCTGCGCCAGCCGCCCCCGCCCCCGCGCCGGCCGCGACGGCGCCCCGCAAGGCCGCCACCAAGGCGCCCGCGTCGCCGAAGAAGGAGACGGTGGATACCTACCACGGCACGGCGGTGAAGGACCCGTACCAGTGGCTGGAGGACTCGTCCGACGCGCAGGTGAAGCAGTGGAACGACGCGCAGAATGCGTACACCCGCGCCCTCCTGGACAAGCTGCCCGGACGCGAGGCCATCCGCCAGCGCGTCTCCGAGCTGCTGAGCTGGAAGTCCCCTGGCTACGGCGGGCTGCACGAGGCCGGCGGCACGTTGTTCGCCATGAAGGCCCAGCCGCCCAAGCAGCAGGCCTTCCTGGTCGTGCTCGGCTCGGTGGATGACACGTCCAAGGAGCGCGTGCTGGTGGACCCCATGGTGGTGGACCCCTCGGGCCACACCACCATCGACTGGTACGTCCCCACGCTGGACGGCAAGAAGGTCGCCGTGTCGATGTCGAAGAACGGCACCGAGAGCGGTGACGTCACCGTCTATGACGTGGCCACCGGCAAGCCGCTGCCGAATGAGACCGTGCCCCGCGTGAATGGTGGCACCGCGGGTGGCAGCCTGACGTGGACGGCGGACGGCAAGGGCTACTTCTACACGCGCTACCCGCGCGGCGATGAGCGTCCCGAGGTGGACCGCGACTTCTTCCAACAGGTCTACTTCCACCAGCTCGGCACGCCCACGGAGAAGGACACGTATGTGCTGGGCAAGGACTTCCCGCGCATCGCGATGACGGAGCTGGACACGTCTCACGACGGCCAGCACATCTCCGCCGTCGTGGCCAACGGCGACGGCGGCGAGTACATGGTGTACCTGCGCGACGCCGCCGGGAAGTGGTCGCAGGTGTCGAAGTTCGAGGACAAGGTCATCCGCGCGCGCTTCGGCCACGACGGCGCCCTGTACCTGCTCAGCCGCAAGGACGCGCCGCGCGGCAAGGTGCTTCGGCTGCCGCTGGCCACGCCCACGCTGGACAAGGCCACGGTGGTGGTGCCGGAGGGCGAGGCCAGCATCCAGGGCTTCTTCCCCACGAAGTCGCGGCTCTACGTGAGCGAGCAGCTCGGCGGGCCTTCGCAGCTGCGCATGGTGGACCTGAAGGGCAAGGCGCTGGGGATGGTGCCCACCCTGCCCGTGTCCTCCGTGGGCGGGCTCGTGAGCCAGGGCGATGACGACGTGCTCTTCATCAACACCAGCTTCACCCAGCCAATGGCCTGGTACCGGTACTCGGCGAAGGACAACACGGTGAAGAAGACGGCGCTGGCCCGCACGTCGCCGCTGGACCTGAGCGACGTGGAGGTGGTGCGCGCGTTCGCCACGTCCAAGGACGGCACCAAGGTTCCCGTCAGCATCCTCAAGAAGAAGGGCACCAGGCTCAACGGCAACAACCCGGCGCTGCTGACGGGCTACGGCGGCTTCAACATCTCCATCAGCCCGAGCTACAACACGCTGGCCGGTTTCTGGCTGGAACAGGGCGGCGTGTTCGCGGTGGCCAACCTGCGCGGCGGCTCGGAGTTCGGTGAGAAGTGGCACGCCGAGGGCTCGCTCACGAACAAGCAGAACGTCTTCGACGACTTCTACGCCGTCGCGAAGCTGCTGGTGGACCAGAAGTACACGCAGCCGAAGAAGCTGGCCATCCAGGGAGGCAGCAACGGCGGCCTCCTGATGGGCGCGGCCGTCACCCAGCACCCGGAGATGTACGGCGCCGTCGTGGCGCGCGTGGGCATCTACGACATGCTCCGGGTGGAGCTGACGCCCAACGGGCAGTTCAACATCACCGAGTACGGCACCGTGAAGAACCCGGAGCAGTTCAAGGCGCTGCACGCGTACTCGCCGCTCCACAACGTGAAGGACGGCACGGCCTACCCCTCCGTGCTCTTCACGTCCGGCGCGAACGATCCGCGCGTTGACCCGTTCCACTCGCGGAAGATGGTGGCCCGGATGCAGGAGGCCACCAAGGCGAAGAACCCCATCCTGCTGCGCGCCAACGCGGAGACGGGCCACGGCGCCGGCACGCCGCTGAACGCGCGCATCGAGGAGGAAGTGGACGTGTACTCGTTCGTGTTCAACGCCCTGGGCATGAAGTACCAGCCCCCGGCGAAGAAGGTCGCGGCGCCCAAGCCGCAGTAG